Sequence from the Ereboglobus luteus genome:
AACTATTATGAAGAATCAACACGTCATCAGTGGAAAAAAGGAAGCCACGCTGGGCCTGCTCGTCCTGCTGGGCGCCTTTACCGCATTCGATTCCATAGCGATCGACATATACCTGCCCGCCTTCAACGTCATCGAGTCCGACCTTAATCTCCGCGCCGGATTGATGCCGGTGTCGCTTTCCGTGTTCCTCATCGGACTCGCGCTCGGGCAGGCGATCAGCGGACCGATTGCGGACGGTCTTGGGCGGCGCATCCCGTTGCTCGCGGGCGTTGTCCTCTTCGGCGCGGCTTCCTGCCTGGTGGCTGTTTCCACGAACGCCACCATGCTCATGACCGGCAGACTTCTTCAGGGAATCGGCGGGGCGACCGGTCTTGTTATTCCGCGCGCCATTGTCAGCGACCTGTATGAGGCGAACCAGGCGACAAGGATATACACCTTTCTTATTCAGGTGCAGTCGATCTCTCCGATCCTTGCGCCCATCATTGGTGGTGTGATACTCAGCCTCATAGGCTGGCGCGCGATCTTTTGGGTTCTCGTGGCCTTCGCCTTGGCCGCATGGGGGTTCGCGTGTTTTTTCATTCCAGAAACCCAACCGATTCAGATGCGTTCGCGCCTCACTCCCGCGGGCGTATTCAAAGACTACTGGGAGATTATAAAGAACCGGCGTTACCTCGGAATGGCGCTCTCCAGCGGACTGATCATGGGAACGCTCTTCACTTACATCAGCGGGTCATCCTTTATTTTCATGACGCATTTCGGGATGTCGCCAACTGTCTACAGCATCATGTTTGCGGCCTATTCCGTCGGCATGATTCTGGTTGGGCAGTGGAACATGTATTTATGCTCCCGCATGAGTGTGCGGAAAAATCTTAGGTTTGGCTTTACTGTCCACCTCGGTTGCCTCGGCGTGCTGCTCGCGGCCCTGCTGCTCGGCGTTGAAAACGCTGTCGTCGTTTGCGGGCTGTTGTTCTGTGCGATATCCAGCCTTAGTTTTCTGTTCGGTGGGCTCACCTCCGAGGCCATTTACTGTGTCAGCGCCCAGCGTGCGGGCACCGCTTCCGCGTTGCTCGGCGTGGTGCAATACGTCATCGGCGGAGGGGCGGGCATTCTGCTTGGACTCATTCCCAACGGCACGTTGTTCCCTCTGGTTTTGCTCCTCTGCGCCTGTTCCGCGCTCGCCCTCATGTTCTGGCGATCCGCCAGTTCGCTCGCAAGTTTTCGCATCGTGAACACGACCGTATCCGTCGCCACGGAGGAAGACCGGCAGTCGGTATCCTAGGAATTTTTGAAGGGACCGGGCCCATGCTCGTTGATTAATTAAGTTGACCGAAGGAAGGGGAGTCGGAGCATCGCGGGCATGCCCCGCATGATGCAAATCCAGTATCCGAATACCCGTTACCGCCTGATCGACCGCAACAATTACAAGGCGGAGCCAATGGAGTCGTGCCGGTCAGCGACTCCTTCCGGCGCGTCGGTCTGGTAGATTGCGAAAAGCTGGACATGGGCAGGCTCTCAAGCGTGCGCAACTACATGAGTAGAAATCAAACCAAGGTCTATAAAGTCAACAAACAGCGTCCATCCCCCTTCAAAAATCCATCGCAATGGACAATGATGAAAAATTAACAAGTCTCGGATTGCCCCCTTTTTTACCTCTTTGCTCCTTCAATAAAATTAATCGACGTCTCAATAGATCTTTTCCAATGAAATCCGCCAATCTAGAAACTTACG
This genomic interval carries:
- a CDS encoding multidrug effflux MFS transporter, which gives rise to MKNQHVISGKKEATLGLLVLLGAFTAFDSIAIDIYLPAFNVIESDLNLRAGLMPVSLSVFLIGLALGQAISGPIADGLGRRIPLLAGVVLFGAASCLVAVSTNATMLMTGRLLQGIGGATGLVIPRAIVSDLYEANQATRIYTFLIQVQSISPILAPIIGGVILSLIGWRAIFWVLVAFALAAWGFACFFIPETQPIQMRSRLTPAGVFKDYWEIIKNRRYLGMALSSGLIMGTLFTYISGSSFIFMTHFGMSPTVYSIMFAAYSVGMILVGQWNMYLCSRMSVRKNLRFGFTVHLGCLGVLLAALLLGVENAVVVCGLLFCAISSLSFLFGGLTSEAIYCVSAQRAGTASALLGVVQYVIGGGAGILLGLIPNGTLFPLVLLLCACSALALMFWRSASSLASFRIVNTTVSVATEEDRQSVS